The Synechocystis sp. PCC 7509 genome includes a window with the following:
- the aspS gene encoding aspartate--tRNA ligase, with protein MRTHYCGEVNKIDIGKTVNLYGWVDRRRDHGGVIFLDLRDRTGIVQIVSDPVRTPTSYDGANALRNEYVVQITGIVTQRPEESLNPRLATGEIEIYAESIEILNAVRKQLPFQVATFETESVKEDLRLKYRYLDLRRDRMAGNLKLRHQVVKAIRRYLEDEQNFIEVETPILTRSTPEGARDYLVPSRVNPGEWFALPQSPQLFKQLLMVSGMDRYYQIARCFRDEDLRADRQPEFTQLDMEMSFMAQEDIISLNEDLVCHIFKTVKGVDLPRPFPRLTYTEAMERYGSDKPDTRYGLELVNVSDLFSESGFKVFSGAVSSGGVVKVLPIPGGNAAISNVRIKPGGDLFKEASVAGAKGLAYIRVRDDGDIDTIGAIKDNLSPEQKQELLSRTGAKAGDLMLFAADKAEVVNKTLDRLRGAIALELNLIDSDKVNLLWVTDFPMFEWNAGEKRLEALHHPFTAPHPDDLHDLKTARAQAYDLIFNGFEIGGGSLRIYKKEIQEQVFTAIGLSAKEANSKFGFLLEAFEYGTPPHGGIAYGLDRLVMLLAGEESIRDVIAFPKTQQASCLLTAAPSSVDDKQLKELYVASTYDPKA; from the coding sequence ATGCGAACTCACTATTGCGGCGAAGTTAATAAAATAGATATCGGAAAAACCGTCAACCTATACGGATGGGTAGATCGTCGCCGCGATCATGGAGGCGTGATATTTTTGGACTTGCGCGATCGCACAGGAATCGTGCAAATCGTCAGCGATCCGGTACGTACTCCTACTTCCTACGACGGGGCTAACGCCCTCCGCAACGAGTATGTAGTGCAAATTACCGGAATTGTCACCCAGCGCCCCGAAGAATCCTTAAACCCGCGTCTAGCTACCGGAGAAATCGAAATCTATGCCGAAAGCATAGAAATACTTAACGCCGTTCGCAAACAATTACCGTTTCAAGTTGCGACTTTTGAAACCGAGTCAGTAAAGGAAGATTTGCGGCTGAAGTATCGTTATTTAGATTTGAGACGCGATCGCATGGCGGGAAACTTAAAATTGCGTCATCAAGTTGTTAAAGCTATTCGCCGCTATCTTGAAGACGAACAAAATTTTATTGAAGTTGAAACCCCAATTTTAACTCGCTCAACCCCCGAAGGCGCGAGAGATTATTTAGTCCCCAGTCGCGTTAATCCTGGAGAATGGTTTGCTTTACCTCAATCACCCCAACTATTTAAGCAATTATTGATGGTGTCGGGGATGGATCGTTACTATCAAATTGCTCGTTGTTTCCGTGATGAAGACTTACGCGCCGATAGACAGCCAGAATTTACGCAATTAGATATGGAAATGAGCTTTATGGCTCAAGAAGATATCATTAGCTTGAATGAAGACTTAGTTTGTCATATCTTCAAAACTGTTAAAGGTGTCGATCTCCCTCGTCCTTTTCCCCGCTTAACTTACACCGAAGCAATGGAACGTTACGGGAGCGATAAGCCTGATACGCGCTACGGTTTAGAACTTGTGAATGTTTCCGATTTATTTAGCGAATCGGGATTTAAAGTATTTTCTGGCGCGGTTTCTAGTGGCGGTGTGGTGAAAGTGCTGCCAATTCCAGGCGGAAATGCGGCAATTTCTAACGTTCGGATTAAACCCGGTGGAGATTTATTTAAAGAGGCTAGTGTTGCAGGGGCGAAGGGTTTAGCCTATATTCGGGTGCGGGATGATGGCGATATTGATACCATTGGGGCAATTAAAGACAATTTAAGCCCAGAACAAAAACAAGAATTACTCAGCCGTACTGGGGCAAAAGCTGGGGATTTAATGCTATTTGCGGCGGATAAAGCCGAGGTAGTAAATAAAACTCTCGACAGGTTAAGGGGTGCGATCGCTCTTGAGCTAAATTTAATCGATTCTGACAAAGTAAACTTGCTATGGGTGACAGACTTTCCCATGTTTGAATGGAATGCAGGGGAAAAGCGTTTAGAAGCCCTGCATCACCCCTTTACTGCGCCCCATCCCGACGATTTGCACGATCTGAAAACTGCCAGGGCGCAAGCTTACGATTTAATCTTCAACGGCTTTGAAATTGGCGGCGGTAGTCTGCGGATTTATAAAAAAGAAATCCAAGAGCAAGTATTTACAGCCATTGGTTTGTCAGCAAAAGAAGCAAATAGTAAATTTGGCTTTTTGCTAGAAGCCTTTGAGTACGGTACGCCGCCTCATGGAGGGATTGCTTACGGCTTAGATCGGTTAGTAATGCTTTTAGCTGGCGAGGAATCCATTAGAGACGTTATTGCTTTCCCCAAGACTCAGCAAGCTAGTTGTTTGTTGACGGCTGCGCCTTCGAGTGTAGACGACAAGCAATTAAAAGAATTGTACGTTGCTTCGACTTACGATCCTAAAGCTTAA
- the crcB gene encoding fluoride efflux transporter CrcB, which yields MFNDLAIRNPIAISLGAVSGALSRYYLNLWFVESFGDSFPYGTFFINITGCFVMGLFFTLATETVITITPEVRLLIATGFLGSYTTFSTYGLDTVSLISAKRFVPALIYGVGSAIVGIISIKLGIEIVRWLK from the coding sequence ATGTTTAATGACTTGGCAATTCGTAATCCTATAGCTATTAGTTTAGGCGCGGTTTCTGGCGCTTTAAGTCGGTATTATTTAAACTTGTGGTTTGTAGAGAGTTTTGGGGATAGTTTTCCCTATGGTACTTTTTTTATTAATATTACTGGCTGTTTTGTTATGGGATTATTTTTTACCTTGGCAACAGAAACAGTAATAACAATTACGCCGGAAGTAAGATTATTGATAGCAACGGGGTTTTTGGGTTCTTACACAACGTTTTCTACCTACGGATTAGATACAGTAAGTTTGATAAGTGCCAAACGGTTTGTACCAGCATTAATTTATGGTGTAGGTAGTGCCATAGTGGGAATCATAAGTATCAAGTTGGGAATAGAAATAGTGCGGTGGTTAAAATAA
- the mgtE gene encoding magnesium transporter → MTENNNSPSTLQDVSRRELRDLVRSQLQALLEQNDLQGAKAILVPVQPADIAEAIEGLPEAMQAIAFRLLSKGEAIEVYEYLDSSIQQALIEEFKRQDVLDIVDQMSPDDRVRLFDELPAKIVNRLLEQLSPTERQATAQLLGYEPGTAGRIMTPELISFKEGFTVTQALERIRRLANVTETIYYLYVTDNARRLTGTLSLRDLVTSQPTQTIGEIMTREAVFIYTDTDQEEVARVIQRYDFLAVPVVDREQRLVGIVTVDDVIDIIQEETTEDIYALGGGVQSGGDNYFQSDLLTIARKRVVWLLVLLLTNTVTGTIIKSQEGLLQQVVSLAAFIPLLTGTGGNVGAQSSTVVIRGMNTDEIRAMGEYQVILREGIAGLMLGTMLGSIATVWAYFLQGNLAVAISVGVSLIAISVLASVSGSALPFLFRFLRLDPALMSAPFITTAVDVAGVLIYFNLARLILRL, encoded by the coding sequence TTGACAGAAAATAATAATTCACCTTCTACCCTCCAGGATGTTTCGCGGCGAGAGTTGAGAGATTTGGTGCGAAGTCAACTGCAAGCGTTACTAGAGCAAAACGATTTGCAGGGCGCTAAAGCTATCTTAGTACCTGTACAACCCGCCGATATTGCTGAAGCTATTGAAGGCTTACCCGAAGCTATGCAGGCGATCGCATTTCGCTTACTTTCCAAGGGTGAAGCAATTGAAGTTTACGAGTATTTAGATTCCAGCATCCAACAAGCACTCATTGAAGAATTTAAGCGTCAAGATGTATTGGATATTGTTGATCAAATGTCCCCAGACGATCGCGTGCGGCTATTTGACGAATTGCCAGCAAAAATTGTCAATCGGCTTTTAGAGCAACTTAGCCCCACGGAAAGACAAGCCACCGCCCAGCTTTTAGGCTACGAGCCAGGTACGGCGGGGCGAATTATGACACCGGAATTAATTTCTTTTAAAGAAGGCTTTACGGTAACACAAGCTTTAGAGCGCATCCGGCGGTTAGCAAATGTCACCGAAACCATTTATTACCTATACGTTACCGACAACGCGCGACGCTTGACAGGTACATTGTCGTTGCGAGACTTGGTAACTTCTCAGCCTACGCAAACAATTGGCGAAATTATGACGCGAGAGGCGGTATTTATCTACACAGATACCGATCAAGAAGAAGTAGCTAGAGTAATTCAACGTTACGATTTTTTGGCTGTACCTGTGGTAGACAGGGAGCAACGCCTAGTAGGTATTGTCACGGTAGACGACGTTATCGACATTATCCAAGAAGAAACCACCGAAGATATTTATGCTTTGGGTGGTGGAGTACAGTCGGGGGGTGATAACTATTTTCAAAGCGATTTACTTACTATTGCTCGCAAACGGGTAGTTTGGTTATTAGTTTTACTACTGACAAATACTGTTACGGGGACAATTATTAAGTCTCAAGAAGGGCTTTTGCAACAGGTAGTGTCTTTAGCCGCGTTCATTCCCCTATTGACAGGTACGGGGGGAAATGTAGGGGCGCAATCGTCAACGGTGGTAATTCGGGGGATGAATACCGATGAAATCCGGGCTATGGGAGAATATCAGGTAATTCTTAGAGAAGGTATAGCAGGATTAATGCTCGGTACGATGTTGGGAAGTATAGCTACAGTCTGGGCGTATTTTTTGCAGGGCAACTTAGCCGTAGCAATTTCTGTAGGTGTAAGTTTGATTGCAATTTCTGTTTTAGCTTCGGTTTCCGGTTCAGCTTTGCCGTTTTTATTCCGTTTTCTGCGTTTAGATCCCGCTTTGATGTCTGCACCATTTATTACTACGGCGGTGGATGTAGCGGGAGTTTTGATTTATTTCAACTTAGCGCGGTTGATTTTGCGCTTGTAA